From the genome of Thermosynechococcus sp. NK55a:
GTGATGATGCCGCAGATGGATGGCTATAGCTTTGTCAGTGCGGTGCGACAACAGGCACACCTCAGTTGGTTGCCAGTGCTCTTTCTCTCCGCTAAGGGGCAAACCCACGATCGCATTAAGGGGTTGCAAACCGGCGGTGATGTTTACCTGGTCAAGCCCTTTGAACCGGATGAACTCCTAGCCCAAATCCAAGCCCTCCTCAAACAAACGGCTCGCCTGTGGGAGGCTCAAGGACGACAAGCCCCCCCTGGGCCACCCCCCCCTGGTGTCGAACTCACCCCCACAGAAACGCGAATTCTCCAATATGTCGCCCGGGGAATGTCGAATCGTGAAATTGCTGCAGAGCTACACGTGAGTCAGCGCACAGTGGAAAGCCACGTCAGCAATATGCTAGGGAAAACGGGTTGCCACAATCGCACTGAGTTGGCTCGCTGGGCGATCGATTATCATTACGTGTGACCTGCGCTCTTTATGAGGGGCATCCTCCAATACCTTAGCTGCTGTAACTCGCCTGTGTCACCGCTGCATGTGCTCGGCCAGTAGGGCTTGGGCGCGGGGTTTATAGAGTAGATGGAACAGCGCTTCCATGTAGCGCATCATATCTTCGCGGTTTTCTTGAGAAGAGAAGTTCCAGAAGCCATAGATCTTGGCAAGGGAGAGCAGGCGGCTGCAGTGAATTTTCCAAGTGTAGGTGCTATAGACCCGCTCGATGCCGGCTTTGGAAATCCGTTGCCACTCCTGGGGATCGCGATCGCAAGCCTCCAGAAAGCGGACGATGGTTTCGGCCATTTCTTCTAAGTGGGTTGGGTTGATATAAAAGCCATTCACCCCATCTTGGATAATTTCCAGAGGGCCACCAAAGCGCGTACCAAAGGTGGGCAGACCACTGATCATTGCCTCCAGAATCGTTAAGCCAAAGGCTTCAAACAAAGCAGGCTGGACAAAAATTCCTTGGCGATCGGCAATAATGCGATAAATTTCCCCCGAATCTGCTTTTGGTAAACGAATCCCTAGCCAGCGAATTTTGCCATGAAGATTGTATTCATGGATGATTTGGTAGAGCTTCTCAATCTCGGCAATTTCCTCGCGATCGCTGGAGTCTGCGGTGCGTAACTTGCCCGCCACCAAAATTAAGTTGCAGCGCTCCTGCAGTGCTTTGCTGCGGCCAAAGGCTTCCGCTAGGCCGGTGAGGTTCTTAATCCGATCCAGCCGTGCCATCGAAAAGAGGGGGCGTTTTTCAGGAGCCTCTAAGTAACCATAGATCTGCTGCGGGTCTTCAAGGGTAAAGAGCAGTTCCTCCAACCGCTGGCGATCGCCCTCTAGTCGCTCCGTATAGTGGTAGTAGGGAAAGTAAACTTGTTCATTCACCCCCGGTGGCACCACATTAAACTTCGGGCTAAAGAGTTCAATGCCATTCACCACATGGTACAGATCGGGCATTGTAAAGGACTGATAGGACTCGTACTGGCCGATGCTGTCGGGTGTGCCCACAATCTCTTGGTAGGTACTGCTGATAATAAAGTTGGCGGCATTCATGGCAATCAGATCCGCCGTAAATTGCAGCGAGAAGTGATACTTATCCTCCAAGTCCTGCCAGTAGAGGTTACTAAACAGGTATTTCGATTTCTCGAGGGCATGGGCAATGTTGCACTGGGTAACCTTCAGTCGCCGCGCCAAGAGGAAAGCCACTAGGTTGCCATCGGAATAGTTGCCAATAATCAAGTCGGGGACATGGCCAAACTCGGCTCGCAACTCTCGCTCCGCATCAATGGCAAAGGTTTCCAAATAGGGCCAGATTTCAAAGCGAGAAATCCAGTTTTGCGTCACCTTAGGATTAAATTCCCGGAAGGGGACCCGCAGGATCCAAGCATCATTGGTGCCGTAGATTTTCTCTAGGCGTTGGTTGCACAGGGTCCCTTCGGCGTTGGGAATCAAACGGGTGAGCACAATAATTTTAGGCCGTGCCTCGAGTACCCCCAACCCCGCCAGTTCTAAATCCTCCCGCATTTGTTTTTCAAGGCTTTTCACTTGGTCGAGGATATAGACCACCTGCCCACCGGTGTCGGGTCGCCCCAGCACCCCCTCTTGGCCAAACCAGCCGTGGGGAGAAATCAGGGCAATGCGAAAGAGCATCGGAATCCGCGAGACAAAGGCCTCCAGCACTTGGTGATCGGGAGAGTCCAAGAGTTGATCCAAAATTTCTAGGGTGTCCCGCACCCGGGCGACAGTATTGCCCCAACCCGGTTCAAAGCCGAGATTTTGCAGTTCAAAGCGAAACTCACTATAGGCCGCGGCGGGGGCGCGATCGCTTAGGGTTACAAGAGCTTGTTTCACCTGTTCTGAGAGGTGTTGAGGAGAGCGAATCCGCTCATTAATCAGGAGTTGATAGCCGTTGTAGCGGTGAATTTGCAAAAAGTTAAAAAGGTTTTGCTGCCACTGGCGCGGGTCTTGGAACAGCTTACTAGATAAGTAACGATTGAGAAATTCCACCCCCTTACCGATATTCTTGGCATCGCGGATGATCGGCGAGTAGTCATAGAAAGGCTGAACATCAATTTCAAAAACATCCCCCTCGTTGGGATGGTAGTGATTGACAAGGCGATCGCGCAGATCCAATAGCTCCGGGATCGTCATCGGCACAATTGTCAAATCCTCCACCAGCAGCCGACACACCTCCTGCTGCGCAATCCGTGGCCGAATAATCCAGCAGAGACTTTCGTTGTCAACAATGATCTCTTGGGTGTAGAACACCAGCTTACTGAGGCGTGACTCTGAGGGTGGGGGGACAGGTCGCCCTTGATTGCGACAGTAATCTGCAAAGGCATCCAGAATATCATTGCGCAGGAGATAACCTTTTTCTCCTAGTTGCAGGATGCGTGAAAACTGGCGCAGATCGGCACGTTCATCACTTTCAACAACGGATTTGAGGAGCACAGAGGTCATCGGCAAACTCAGAACACGGCTTTTACTTGAGACGGCACAGGGGCTTGGGTCGTTTCCATTCTAGGTTTCTCCCTGAATAGGGTCAATTTTGCACCAGCGATCGCCGGATTTGGCCATAGTTCCAAAAACCAAACCACAACCACAACAGCAATAGGCCACTTGTCAGTCCCAGCACCGGTGCAACGCCAAAATTGCGGATCAGAATCGGTGCTGCAGCAGTAAACAACCCACCCCCGACAATTGGCTCAAAGAGAATTTGCTTGTAGGCAAAACTTTCCAGTGCCCCCGATTGATTGCGGGGGTCTACCATACGAATCAGCAATAATCCAGTAGATGTCACTCCCATTGATTGCCCCATGTCACCAATCCCACGCTCAAACCAGAATATGGGCAAAATTCGCGGCGCTAAATAGAGCATGACAAAGAGATTCCAACCAATTCCCCCCAAACTCAAGAGGATAAAGGGGATGAGATTTTCACCAATGGCCGTTAAAGAGAGGGTGGCCAGGGCGGTAATA
Proteins encoded in this window:
- a CDS encoding response regulator transcription factor, producing the protein MTFEASSGQKATILLVDDDPNLVLLVKDYLEMQGYRVLTAAHGNEGLAILRQHTPDLIICDVMMPQMDGYSFVSAVRQQAHLSWLPVLFLSAKGQTHDRIKGLQTGGDVYLVKPFEPDELLAQIQALLKQTARLWEAQGRQAPPGPPPPGVELTPTETRILQYVARGMSNREIAAELHVSQRTVESHVSNMLGKTGCHNRTELARWAIDYHYV
- a CDS encoding sucrose synthase, encoding MTSVLLKSVVESDERADLRQFSRILQLGEKGYLLRNDILDAFADYCRNQGRPVPPPSESRLSKLVFYTQEIIVDNESLCWIIRPRIAQQEVCRLLVEDLTIVPMTIPELLDLRDRLVNHYHPNEGDVFEIDVQPFYDYSPIIRDAKNIGKGVEFLNRYLSSKLFQDPRQWQQNLFNFLQIHRYNGYQLLINERIRSPQHLSEQVKQALVTLSDRAPAAAYSEFRFELQNLGFEPGWGNTVARVRDTLEILDQLLDSPDHQVLEAFVSRIPMLFRIALISPHGWFGQEGVLGRPDTGGQVVYILDQVKSLEKQMREDLELAGLGVLEARPKIIVLTRLIPNAEGTLCNQRLEKIYGTNDAWILRVPFREFNPKVTQNWISRFEIWPYLETFAIDAERELRAEFGHVPDLIIGNYSDGNLVAFLLARRLKVTQCNIAHALEKSKYLFSNLYWQDLEDKYHFSLQFTADLIAMNAANFIISSTYQEIVGTPDSIGQYESYQSFTMPDLYHVVNGIELFSPKFNVVPPGVNEQVYFPYYHYTERLEGDRQRLEELLFTLEDPQQIYGYLEAPEKRPLFSMARLDRIKNLTGLAEAFGRSKALQERCNLILVAGKLRTADSSDREEIAEIEKLYQIIHEYNLHGKIRWLGIRLPKADSGEIYRIIADRQGIFVQPALFEAFGLTILEAMISGLPTFGTRFGGPLEIIQDGVNGFYINPTHLEEMAETIVRFLEACDRDPQEWQRISKAGIERVYSTYTWKIHCSRLLSLAKIYGFWNFSSQENREDMMRYMEALFHLLYKPRAQALLAEHMQR